Genomic window (uncultured Hyphomonas sp.):
ACGGTCGTTCGCGAGGAAGTGGTCGTTGAAGAGGAGGCGCCCGAGCAATGAAGCTGTCCAATGCCAAGGTCGCGGGGATCTCGCTGACTGTATTTGCGGCGATGCTGGGGCTCGGTTTTTCTGCAGAGCCGCTCTACGGCACGTTCTGCCGGGTGACGGGCTATGGCGGGACCACGCGGATCGCGACATCCGCGCCCAAAGAGATTGTGGATCAGACGATTACAGTCCGTTTTGATACGAATGTGGCGGATGTGCCATTGGAGTTCCGCCCGCTTCAGCGCTCTCAGGACGTAAAGATCGGCCAGCACGGCCTCGCCTTTTTTGAAGTCTCCAATCCGACCGATCAGGAGTTCCATGTGATTGCGGCCTATAATGTGACGCCGCACTATTCCGGAAAATACTTCAATAAACTGGAGTGTTTCTGTTTCGACGAGCGGGTCATTGCCCCGCATGAAACCAAGAAGCTGCCTGTCGTCTATTTCATCTCCCCCGATATGGTGGACGACCATGTAGCCGACCAGCTGGAAACCATCACGCTTAGCTACACTTTCTATGAAAGTTCGAAATATAACGGTCCGAAAACTCAGGCGGCCTTAGGTGCGGCGAATTCAGCCACGGGCGGCTGAAACTGTTGCACTTTTGGTCCGGAGCGGTCTAAACAGCTCAGAGATTCTAGGGATATAAATCAAGGGGTCCGCCAGACATGGCTCACGGCGAAGTCAAACACGATTATCATCTGGTCAATCCGTCACCGTGGCCGCTGCTCGGCTCGTTGTCGGTACTGGTTCTGGCGCTTGGCGGCGTCAATTACATGAAGGGCCTTTTCGGCATGGAAAAGGGAACCGTGTGGCTTCTGGCCGTCGGTTTCGCCATGGTCGGCTGGGTCATGATCGGCTGGTGGCGCGAAGTCATCAAGGAAGGCAAACATGGCGATCATACGCCGGTTGTGACGATCGGCCTGCGCTATGGCATGATCCTGTTCATCGCCTCTGAAGTGATGTTCTTCGTCGGCTGGTTCTGGAGCTTTTTCGAATTTGCCATCTATCACAGCGCACGTGTCGGCGAGAACTGGGACGCGGCGAACCCGCTGTTTGCAGAGGCTCTGGCCAAGTTCGGCGACTGGCCGCCAGTTGGCGTCGAAACGTTTGATCCGTTCCACCTGCCGCTGATCAACACGCTGATCCTGCTTCTTTCTGGTACGACCGTCACCTGGGCGCACCACGCGCTGCAGCATGACGACCGTTCCGGCGCCAAGCTGGGCCTGTTTGTCACAATCCTGCTCGGCATGGCCTTCACCGCGCTTCAGGTGTTCGAATACAGCCACGCACAGTTCAGCTTTGACGGAACGCTCTATGGGTCGGCCTTCTTCATGGCGACCGGTTTCCACGGTGCCCACGTCGTGATCGGTACCCTGTTCCTGATCGTCTGCCTGATCCGGATGCTCACAGGCGGCATGTCGGCCAAGAAACACCTCGGTTTCGAATTCGCAGCCTGGTACTGGCACTTTGTGGATGTGGTCTGGCTGTTCCTGTTTGCCTTCGTCTACGTCACGCCGTACCTGGTTCTGGGTAACGGGCACTAGACAACCGCGCATTCACGCGCTGACTTTCAGGGGCCCGCCGGCGCGCATTCGCCCGGCGGGCCCTGTTTATTCGGGCAGGGCCGTTCCCTGTGACTGAAAGGACCAACGATGTCTTTCCGTCCGTACCCCGTCATGACTGTGCTGACGCTGATCAGTCTTGGGATCCTCATCTGGCTGGGCAACTGGCAATACGGCCGCTTCATTCAGAAGATGGAAATCGACCGGCAGACACCGGATTGGACCGTTCTGGACGGTGAGGTCGTTCCCGGCAGCGAAGTGCTCTCCTACTATTATGTTGAAGGCCAATCCGGATGGATGCGTGTCGTCGCAGTCGATACCGGTGATGACATCGTCTATACGCCGGTCGAGATTGTCCAGCAGATCGACCCGCCGGCAGTTTGCGATGGGGAAGGGTGCGCGTCCGGCCGCTTGTCGGCGCGGGGCATCTATAAGCCGCCCTTCAAACGAAATGCATTCACCGCGCAGGACGATACGGCCAATCGCGTGTTCTATGTACTGGATCCGGCGACGTACGCCTCCCTTTTGCCGACAGAGCTGGCGGCCCGTGTAAGACCGGACGTGTTCGAACCGGAAGTGATCCGTTTTGTTTCCGAGAACGGCCCGTATCTCATCGACAATCCCTATGCGCGGCTGCGTCTGGATGATGAATTGCCGCCACAGAGGCATTTTGGCTATGCGATCACCTGGTGGGGGCTGGCCATCGCCCTGATCGGCGTATATCTCGCCTTTCATTATCAGAAGGGACGCCTCAGGTTCCGGAACGAGGACAAGTCGTGAAGTATATCTCTACCCGTGGGCAGGCGCCTTCGACAGATTTTGCCGGTGCATGCCTTGCCGGTCTTGCGCCGGATGGCGGGCTCTATGTGCCGGAGACATTTCCGCAGATTGCGCCTCCGGCAAAGGGCGAGACCTACGCGGAAGTCGCCGCGCGGATCCTCTCGGCCTTCACGGGTGACGCGATTCCCCTGGAGGACCTGAAACCGCTGTGCGAGCGCGCCTATGGCAGCTTCTCGCATCACTGCGTCGCGCCGCTGACGCAGTGGCGGCAGGACGCCTGGCTGATGGAACTGCACCACGGCCCGACGCTGGCATTCAAGGACATCGCGATGCAGATCATCGCGCAGATCTATGATTACCTGCTGGGTAAGTCCGGTGAACGCATGATGATTGTCTGCGCCACGTCTGGCGATACGGGCGGGGCTGCAGCGGCGGCATTTGCCGATGCGAAACACGCCGATCTTGTGATCCTGCATCCGCATGGGCGCATCTCACCGGTGCAGCGCATGTTCATGACGACGACGGGGGCTGCCAATGTCGTCAACCTCGCGCTCGATGGCGATTTCGATGATTGCCAGGCCATCGTGAAGGACATGTTCGGAGACCGGGAATTTGTGGACCGGGTAAACCTCTCCGGTGTGAACTCCATAAACTGGGCTCGGGTTGCTGCGCAGTCGGTTTATTATGCGACGGTTCAGGCTGCGCTCGGCGGCGCGCTTCGTTTCGTTGTTCCCAGCGGCAATATGGGCGATGCGCTTGCTGGCTATGTTGCCGCCCGCTGCGGTTTGCTGAGTGGTGGGTTTGAAGCGGTCTGCGCGGTCAATGCGAATGATGCTCTGGCGCGTCTGTTCAATACGGGCGTAATGTCCCGCGCATCTGCGGTGGCAACGCCCAGCCCGGCGATGGACATTTCAGTCCCTTCGAATTTCGAACGCCTGTTGTTCGAGATGACCGGGCGGGATGCGGCAGCCGTCCGGAAAACATACGACACTTACAAACAGTCCGGCGAGGCGCCGCTGCCGCCAGAAGCCGTATCCCGCCTGAAATGCTCCGGCCTGTCGGCGGCGTCTGTCAGCAATGACCAGACGATGAGCGAAATGAAGCAGTTCGAATCAGAGACCGGCTGGCAAATTTGTCCGCATACGGCTGTTGGTACATTCCATGCGCGCAGCCTGCCGGAGGCGGATGTGAAAACAGTCGTGCTGGCGACGGCCGCTGCAGCGAAGTTCCCGGAGACTGTGGAAGAGGCAACCGGGCGCAAGCCTGCGATGCCCGCCCGCGCCGAAGCGCTTTACCAGCGTGAAGAAGTCTTTGAGCAGACTGATGCTTCCATCGCCACTGTGCGCGCACGCATTGAGCAGCATGTCGGGCGGAGCCGGTAAGATGCTGCCGCCTCTCCGCGAAACCCGGGTTACGACGGAGCGGCTGGTTCTGGCGCCACCTTTCAAGGCCGATTTCGCGGAGTGGGCCGATATTCGGGATCGTAGCCGCGCTCATCTTGAACCGTGGGAACCGAACTGGCCGCAGGACGTCCACAGCAAGTCAGATTGGGCACGCCGCCTGAAAGCCTGGCACAGCGGGTGGCGCAAAGGCCGGGCGCATGTCTTCCTCATAAGGCGTCAGCAGGATAACCGGCTCGTGGGCGGGGTGTCGTTGACCAATGTCCGGGGCTGGCCAGCTCAGGCAGCCAATATCGGCTATTGGATTGGTGAGGCCTATGAAGGGCAGGGCTATATGCAGGAAGCGGTCGGCACTGTGTGTGCCTGGGCTTTCCAGGTTCTGGACCTCTGGCGGATCGAGGCCGGCACGCTGCCGAACAATGAGCGGTCTCAGAGAGTCCTTGCGAAGGTCGGCTTCGAACGGGAAGGATATGCCCGCGATTATCTGGAGATCGCGGGAAAACGGGAAGATCACATACTTTTCGCCCTCGTCAGGCCGGCATCGCAGCGCTAGATTCCCCTCATCATGGCGCACACCTCCGAGATCACCCCGCAGGGAAACTGGTACTGGAACGCTCCGGCCAGGCGCCTCGTGATCGATGTGCCGCGTGGATCGGACTATTCCGAACTGTCGGGGGACTGGTCGATAGATGCGCTTGAGCAGATGCTGGAAGGGCTCAGCCGCGGCCGGCTTGAGCGGACCTTTGACACAGGCGATGGACCCGTCCGATGCAATCTGCGTTTGTCGAGCGGACTTGGATTCCATCTCGTCGGGGCATTTGTCGGTGATGCCGAAGCCCGCGGCATGTTGCTGACGGGCGATGATCTGCAGGAAATCGATCCCTCGGACCTGAAACCCGGTCCGGACCTGGCGCCGGTCTTCCAGCCCATCGTGTCGCTACGAAATGGTCAGGTTGCAGGCTTCGAGGCGCTGGCCCGTTGGGACGATGGTGACCGAATGTCACCGCCAAGCCGTTATGAAGATGAGGCGCTCGCCTCAAACATGCTGATCCGTTCTGCCGAGGCATTGGCCCGCCTGCGCGACATCACCGGCCGCGACGACCTGTTCATGCAGGTGAACCTGACTGCGCGGGACCTGGCACGCGGTACGCTTCCGGCATTGATTGAGGCGCTGATGAATGGCTACCAGTTGCCGGAGAGGTCTCTGAAGATTGAGCTGACGGAACAGGCGGCCCTGCGGGATGCCGATTATGCCTTGTCAGCCGCTCTCGCGCTCAAGGCGGTCGGCGCCGGTCTGGTTCTTGACGATTTTGGTACCGGGCATTCGTCATTCGCCTGGCTGGCGGACTTGCCGGCGGACAGCCTGAAGATCGACCACGGCCTGACGCGCAGGCTGGGCCAACACCGGACGGATACGATCCTCTCTACAATCACCTTGCTGGCGAACCGACTGGGCATGACCAGCACAGCCGAGGGAGTCGAGCAGAAAGAAGATGCTGCTCGGCTGCGTGCACTTGGCTTCGATCATGTTCAGGGATTTGCGTTTGCCCGGCCGATGGACATCGATTCCGCCATTCGCTTCATGCGGTACTGATCAGGCATTTCCCGGATCAACCTGAAGCCTGCCGCTGTCGATCCCCAGACGGCCCAGCGCATGGCGCCATTTGCGTTCATGTGCGCTGGAGAAAATGAGTTCCGGATCCATGTCGCAAACAAGCCAGGCATTTTCAGCCAGTTCCGCTTCGAGCTGGCCGGCGCCCCAGCCGGAATAGCCAAGCGCCAGGACACTGCGCCGGGGCGGATGCGCAGACCCCATGGCGTGCAGGATGTCCCGCGTGGCGGTCATGCAGATGTCGCCTTCTACCGGCAGGCTTGCGCCTTCATTGTAGACATCGTCGGTATGCAGCACAAAACCGCGGTCAGAACTGACCGGGCCACCATCCAGCACGAACGTGTCAGGCACGTCTGCTTCGATCGGCACGTCGAGTTGTTCGAACAGTTGCGGCAAGCGCAGATGCGCCATGGGCTTGTTGAGCACGATGCCCATCGCGAATTCCGGGGAGTGGGCGCAGACCAGAATGACCGAACGCGAAAAGCGTGCATCGCCGATGCCGGGCAGGGCGATCAGGAGCTTGCCTGTCAGGTCTGTGTCCATTGTGCGCGGCTTCCTTAAATGCTGAGGCTGAGCCATCCCGGCCGCTTTGGCAAGGGCGGGAATCCTTGCTTCGCAGCGCATGGCAGCCTATCTCCATGGTCAAACCTGCAGGGAGAAAAGCAGATGAGCATCAAGGTCGGTGATAAACTTCCGGACGCAACTTTCATGGAAATGACGGCAGATGGCCCGGCGCCATGCACAACGGCAGACGTCTTCGGCGGCAAAACGGTCGCCCTGTTCGCCGTGCCTGGCGCATTCACCCCGACCTGTTCGGCAAAACACCTTCCCGGCTTTGTCGACAAGCTCGACGAGCTGAAAGGCAAGGGTGTGGATGATGTCGTCTGCACCTCGGTCAACGATGTGTTCGTCATGGGCGCCTGGGGCAAGAGTGCCGGCGCAGATGGCAAAGTCCGCATGCTGGCTGACGGCAACGGCACGTTTGCGAAAGCCCTCGGCCTGGAGATGGACGGCTCAGGCTTTGGCATGGGCCAGCGGTCGCAGCGTTATTCCATGATCGTGAAAGACGGCGTGGTTTCCGAGCTCAATGTCGAGCAGGGCGGAGAGTTCAAGGTTTCCAGCGCAGACTACATGCTCGGACAACTTTGATTTAATTGGCGTAACGCCTTTTAACCATTTCAGTTCATGATCGGCGTGCTTGGGGGACAGGCACGCCGATTTTGTTCGATTTTTATTGAAAAACGGCAAATCCCTCCCCACTTATAACTGTGTGTAGCAGAGGAGAGGGACCTAATGGATCCGTATTTTGTGGTGATCGTACTCGTCTTTGTGGTGGCGATCACCGGGCTTGTGTCGGCATTCAAGTTCGTGCCCCAAGGGTATAATTTCACGGTGGAACGTTTCGGACGCTACACCAAGACGCTGACGCCCGGTTTGTCTGTCATTACGCCATTTATCGACCGGGTCGGCCGGAAGATGAACATGATGGAGACGGTCCTAGATGTACCTCAGCAGGAAGTCATCACCAAGGACAACGCCATGGTGTCCTGCGATGCTATCGTCTTCATTCAGGTGATTGATCCCGTGGCCGCGGCCTATGAGGTCAACAATCTCCACCACGCCATTCAGAACCTTTCGCTGACCAATATCCGTACCGTGGTCGGCTCGATGGACCTGGATGAGGTTCTGTCAAACCGCGATGACATCAACGCCCGCCTTCTCAGCGTGATTGATGCCGCAACGAACCCCTGGGGCGTGAAAGTCACGCGGATCGAGATTGCCGATCTCAGCCCGCCGGCGGACATCACCGAAGCCATGGCCCGCCAGATGAAGGCCGAGCGTCTGAAGCGTGCGGAAATCCTGACGGCAGAAGGCGACAAGCAGTCGGCCATTCTGAAGGCCGAAGGCCAGAAACAGGCGCAGATCCTCGAAGCTGAAGGCCGCCGCGAAGCAGCCTTCCGCGATGCTGAAGCCCGCGAACGTGAAGCCGAAGCTGAAGCCAAGGCGACCGCAATGGTGTCTGAGGCGATCGCGCGCGGTGACGTCAATGCGATCAACTACTTCCTCGGCCAGGCTTATGTGGAAGCCTTCAGTAAGCTCGCGACGTCCAACCAGCAGAAGACGGTCATCATTCCGGCCGAGTTCTCCAGCATCATCGGCGCCATTGAAGGTATCAAAGGCCTCACTGGTGCCGCCAAAGACGTTCAGGTTCAGTCCGGCGCCGTGCCGCCGACACGAGGCTGAGGCCTGCCAATTTCAGGTGCCCCGGACTGATCCGGGGCACCTGACAGACGATCTGTTTTCGGAGGCGTACAATGTTGGAAGAGCTATTTACCCACCTGACCGTCTGGCACTGGCTGGCGCTTGGGTTGCTGCTGTTCGGCATCGAGATGATGACCGGAACCTTTGATCTGCTGATGATCTCCATCGCTGCCTGGCTTACCGCAGCCTTTGCCGCGTTTGCGCCGGACAGTCTGACCCATTGGCAGGGGCAGGTTCTGTTCTTCGGGGCGGCGTCAGTGGCCCTCTTTGTTCTGGGCCGCACTGTGCTTTCCGGTATGCGCAAGACCACGCCGGAGCATCCAACGCTGAACAAGCGCATGGACAGCCTGATCGGGCAGCGCGGCGTAGCCACATCAGATTTTTCGAATGCCGGGCAGGGACGCGTGAAGATTGGCGACACGGTCTGGGGCGCCGAGACCGTGGATGGCTCGGAGGTCATTCACAATGGAGACGACATTGTGGTCGAGGGCACGCGCATGAACACGGCCCTCGTCCGGAAGAGTGCCTGATCCCGATCGGGATTATTGCCCGGCCTGAATGAACCCGCGGACATCGTTTGAGAGCTTCGCCCCGTCGGACTCCTTCAGATACATCATGTGCCCGGCGTCGTAGTAATCGAACTGGACCCGGTCGAGCACGACGCCATTCTGGTACATCGCCATTTCTGCGCCGAAGAATGGCGTCGCCAGGTCGTACCAGCCTGATGCCAGCAGAACCTTCAGGTCCGGGTTTTCCCGCATGCCTTTGCCGAGCCAGGGCGTGACGTTCACATAGGCCGGCCAGCCCTGCTCGTTCATGCTCCAGTTCCATTGTGAGCCGGGCTCTCCTGTCAGCACTTTATAGGGGCGGGTAAAGTCCACTTTCAGCTCGCGGGTCAGGTAGTCATTGATCGCGGCGACATAGGCCGTGTCCATTCCGTAGCCGGACGGATCGTTCTCGGGCGCGTCTGCCGTGCCTTCACTGTCGATGCCTTTGTAGCGGCCGTCAAACCGCCCAACCGTGTAGCCTTCATTGCGCAACAGTTCCTTGCGGAACCGTGTCGCGTCCACACGCAGGTTCGCCAGTTCGATCCATTTCGCAGAGACACCGAGATAATCGCTCATGTCGGCAGCAATGGCGCTTTTCTGTTCGGCCGTCAGTGTCGAACCACGGATCAGGGCCGGGGCCAGCGTGTCTGTCGCATAGGTCCGCGCGTCGGCAACAAATGCGTCGAAATTATTGTTCCATCGCGCCTTGTTTGCCTTGCCATGATACCAGGCAATTGCGGCTTCGGTCGGGAAGAAGGCGATATGGGGGGAGTCATTGCCAGGCGCAAAACGCGCATTCTGGAAGTCCAGGATTGCCGAGATCAGGATGACCCCGTTCAGGCCGATCCCGTTCCAACCGCCTTGCAGTTTCTCTGTGAGGGCGGCGGCCCGTGTCGTGCCATAGCTTTCGCCAGCCAGGAATTTCGGGCTGTTCCAGCGGCCATTTTCCGTCAGCCAGACGCGGACGAATTCGGCAATGCTCTCCGCGTCTTCGTTGACGCCATAGAATTCCTTGCCTTCCGTGTCCCCGAGCGGGCGGGAGTAGCCCGTCCCGACGGGGTCGATGAAGACGAGGTCGCTGACATCCAGGAGTGAATTCTGATTGTCCTGGATCGTGTAGGGCGGCGCGCCGACACCGCGTGCGTCCGATGGCGTAATCACCTGTTTCGGACCGAAAGCGCCCATGTGCAGCCACAGGGACGCCGAGCCCGGCCCACCATTGAAGACGAATGTCACAGGCCGCGTTGTCGGATCGCTGACGCCATCGCGGAGATAGGCAACCGAGAAGATCGATGCGGTCGGCTCGTCTTTCTCGTCCCGGAGATAGGTCTCACCGGCAATGGTTTTGTATTTGATCGTTTGGCCGCGGAGCTTGAACGTGTGATCGGAAGAGAAGGATTTTGCTTCGGGGATCGCTGCTGCACTGGCCACAGATCCAGATGTTTCCGGTTTCACCGTTTCATCCGCGAAAGCCGGTCCCATGGACAAGGCCAGACCGAGGGCAATCAACCACGCACGCATATCAGATACTCCGCTGTCACAATTGCGGCGGACCCTATCAGCTAAGGGAGGCCGGGCAAGGTTGCAGGCTGAGACAGCGGCATTGAAACACAAGAAAAAACGCCGGCATCTCGCGATACCGGCGTTTCAATTCAAATGCAGCCTGGATCAGGAAGCGGTTGGCGAAATGCCGAAGCCACCTGTGGCGTTGGGAGTCGCGCTCGGCGCCGAGGAGGACGCGGCCGGACGAGCATCGCTGGCAGCTGCGCGCGGGGCGGCATCCTTCAGCGGATCGTCAGAGTGTTTGACCTGGCCTTCGAAAACGGCGTTCGACTGGATCTGCAGCGAAGAGTGAACGATGTCGCCCTTCACGTGTGCACCGGTTTCCAGTTCGACCTTGCGGGCGCGGATGGAGCCCTTGATGCGGCCTTTGACTTTTACGACTTCGGCTTTGACCTCGCCGGTGATGTGACCGGAGGCGCCGATGGTGATGTCGGTCGCGGCCACGTCGCCATCGACGGTACCATCAATCTGCAGTGCGCCTTCCGACGTCACCGAGCCATTGATCTTCATGTCTGCGCAAATGATGGACGCAGCCCGGGCGGCCGGCTTCGAGGCGGCGCCGCGGATGGCATCGACAGAGGGTTGGACCTTGGCCGGCTCAGGTGCCGCCGGCGTATCGTTGTGTTTGTTACTCTTGGTGAACATGACGGCCTGCTTTCAGGAATTTTATTGGATCATAAGGTTTGCCGTTAAACCAGACTTCGAAATGAAGGTGGTCCCCCGTGCTACGACCGGTTGTACCCATCTTGCCCACAAGATCGCCGACCTCCACGGTTTGGCCTTTTTTTACCGTAATTCCGCTGAGGTGGCCATAGCGCGACTTAAAGCCGTGCCCATGGTCGATTTCCACAAGCCGCCCGTAGCCCGAACGGGGACCTGCGTAAGAGATAACGCCAGGGCCGGCTGCGACGATCGGAGCGGCATGGTAAGCCGCCATGTCGATGCCATTGTGCCAGCCTGGGCGTTTCTTGAAAGGATCGACGCGAACGCCGTAATTACTGGTCAGCCTGTATGGCACCCCGACAGGGACGCCGAGCGGCAGAGAGGACACGATGTCCTCATAGTAGAGCATTTCCGCGACCCGGGCCTGTGTTTGCGACAGGCGGGAATAGAAGGTGGTGTCGGTCAGGGAAAGGCTGCTAAGGTCAGGCCCGGACGTCGCATTGGCGAGCGAAATGAACGGGCCGCCCGTTTCGCTGCTAGCCACGATGCGGTCAGACCCGACCGATGTCAGGGCGAGAATGCCGCGTGCGCGTTCCGTGCGCTCCGTCGCGATATCTTCGGCTTCGTCGAGGATGCGTTCCTGATCCATCTTTAGCGACCGGACGGATCCACGTGAGCTGGCGGTTTCGAATTGCGCGGTAATCCGGACCGGTTCGCGCGACTGGCGGCTGTCAGCTTCTTCGATCGATGCCTGAACCAGCAGGGCTGCGCCGTCGCCCTTAAGGGACGAGGTTTCGAGATCATCCTCGCCCTTGAGCTGTTTGTAGAGGTCTTCGAGCGCCTTCTGGCGTTCTTCCCACTCAACGGTCTCTTTCTGGAAAGCGTCCGTGCGTTCTTCAAGCAGCGACCGGGACAGGGCGTCCTTGGCGCGAAGCTCCTGCACCCAGCGTTCGTATTTGGCGAGTTCGCGGCCATCCGGGTTTCCGGACAGGGCACTTCCGCCACCGCTCAGCACGAATGAACCTGTCGCAAAAATGGTCCAGCCTGCCAGCGCGGCAATGCCGGCCGCAAATATTGCCTGCTGCCATGGAGACACAGAAATATAGCGGACCGTGCCGCCACTGCGATGGTAGATTTGACGCTCAGGGAAGGCTTTATTGAAGGCCGCCTTCAGATTCGCGCTCCACTTCGCCATTAACGCCACCCGTAGAACCGGAAAATCACTCCCCTGCTGCAATAATCACTACAGCAAGTTTCCCAAACCCTTGGGGATAATACATACCGATTTCGATACGCTAAGAAACCCCTTGGGCACAGAATTCGTGTAAATTTTCGCTCATGAGGGTAAAAGGCTTGTTAAACATGGAAAAAATGCATGCAGAAGGTCAGAACTCAGGCGTCTGATTTGATGACATTGAGTACATCTTCGGCATGTCCCTTCACACGCACTTTTCTCCAGATTCGTATTACCTTTTTGTCAGGTCCGATGAGGAAGGTTGAGCGCTCAATTCCCATATAGGTCTTGCCGTAGTTTTTCTTCTCCACCCACACGCCATAGGCCTCGCAGACCTTGCCATCTTCATCCGATGCGAGCGTGACGCCGAGGTCATGTTTGGCAGCGAATTTCTCGTGCTTTGCCATTGTGTCGCGCGACACGCCCACAATTTTGGCGCCGGCCTTTTCGAACTCGTCAGCCAGAGCCGTGAAGTCCTTCGCTTCGGTCGTGCAGCCCGGCGTGTCGTCCCTCGGGTAGAAGTAGAGAACGAGGAGCTGATCCTTGTAATCGGCGAGTTTTATCGGCCCTTGCGTTGAATCCATGCTGAAATTTGGGGCACGTCCGCCTTCTTTGGGTCCGATTGCCATGTAATCCTCCTATGGTGCGCTCCGGCTGTCCTGCTTATATCAGACACAGCGCTGAACGGCGTGTATGACTGGACCCGACTTGTACGGAGCGCGCCCTTGGTCCGCCAGACCGCCTCACTGATTTTTCTCGAAATACTTGGCGGGATGATCCTGCTCGTCCTTGTTGCGGCAGGTCTGCTCGCGGCCCGGCTCTATTCAGGTCCCATGGACCTGTCCATGTTCCAGGACGATCTCGAGCGGGCCATGACAGAGGCGCGCGATGGCCGGGAGGTCCGCTTGGGCGGCGTCCAGCTCGAATGGTCGGCCGAAGACAAGCGGCTCCATATTTCCGGTTCCCGCCTTCAGATGATGGATGCAAAAGGCAACCTCAGTGCCGAGGCCAGCCACGCGAATATCGTCCTGTCCGGATCATCGCTGGTTCTGGGGGATATCGAGGTCCTGCGCCTCGATCTGGTCGATGGCTGGGTCAATATTGATCAGGAAACGCCGTCGATCTGGTTTGTCGGTGGGGAACCCTTGCCGGAGATCCCGGAGGGCAAATTGCCGGAAACGCCGCAGGAATGGCTTCAGCGTGCCAATGAAGTGCTGCCGCCCGTGCTGGAGGCGCTCAAGCAAGGCGAGCAGAATTACGCGCTGGAATATCTCGGCTTTACCGGTTTCGAATTTCGCCTGCGAGACAGCAACCAGCAGCCGGTTCTCGATATTACCGATGCCAAGGGCAGCATCTCCCGCGAAGCGGACGGCATTCTGGTCAGTGTCGCCGGCAGCGGTGCGGGTGAAGGATTGCCAGGCGGGCTGGCGGCGACCGTCCGGTCATACACGGTGGAAGACAGACTGCATGCAGAGATCGCCGTGGCCGATTGGCCGCTGGCAGACCTTGCATCGCGGTTC
Coding sequences:
- a CDS encoding peroxiredoxin; translated protein: MAIGPKEGGRAPNFSMDSTQGPIKLADYKDQLLVLYFYPRDDTPGCTTEAKDFTALADEFEKAGAKIVGVSRDTMAKHEKFAAKHDLGVTLASDEDGKVCEAYGVWVEKKNYGKTYMGIERSTFLIGPDKKVIRIWRKVRVKGHAEDVLNVIKSDA
- a CDS encoding peptidoglycan DD-metalloendopeptidase family protein: MAKWSANLKAAFNKAFPERQIYHRSGGTVRYISVSPWQQAIFAAGIAALAGWTIFATGSFVLSGGGSALSGNPDGRELAKYERWVQELRAKDALSRSLLEERTDAFQKETVEWEERQKALEDLYKQLKGEDDLETSSLKGDGAALLVQASIEEADSRQSREPVRITAQFETASSRGSVRSLKMDQERILDEAEDIATERTERARGILALTSVGSDRIVASSETGGPFISLANATSGPDLSSLSLTDTTFYSRLSQTQARVAEMLYYEDIVSSLPLGVPVGVPYRLTSNYGVRVDPFKKRPGWHNGIDMAAYHAAPIVAAGPGVISYAGPRSGYGRLVEIDHGHGFKSRYGHLSGITVKKGQTVEVGDLVGKMGTTGRSTGDHLHFEVWFNGKPYDPIKFLKAGRHVHQE
- a CDS encoding NfeD family protein, giving the protein MLEELFTHLTVWHWLALGLLLFGIEMMTGTFDLLMISIAAWLTAAFAAFAPDSLTHWQGQVLFFGAASVALFVLGRTVLSGMRKTTPEHPTLNKRMDSLIGQRGVATSDFSNAGQGRVKIGDTVWGAETVDGSEVIHNGDDIVVEGTRMNTALVRKSA
- a CDS encoding peptidase S10, which translates into the protein MRAWLIALGLALSMGPAFADETVKPETSGSVASAAAIPEAKSFSSDHTFKLRGQTIKYKTIAGETYLRDEKDEPTASIFSVAYLRDGVSDPTTRPVTFVFNGGPGSASLWLHMGAFGPKQVITPSDARGVGAPPYTIQDNQNSLLDVSDLVFIDPVGTGYSRPLGDTEGKEFYGVNEDAESIAEFVRVWLTENGRWNSPKFLAGESYGTTRAAALTEKLQGGWNGIGLNGVILISAILDFQNARFAPGNDSPHIAFFPTEAAIAWYHGKANKARWNNNFDAFVADARTYATDTLAPALIRGSTLTAEQKSAIAADMSDYLGVSAKWIELANLRVDATRFRKELLRNEGYTVGRFDGRYKGIDSEGTADAPENDPSGYGMDTAYVAAINDYLTRELKVDFTRPYKVLTGEPGSQWNWSMNEQGWPAYVNVTPWLGKGMRENPDLKVLLASGWYDLATPFFGAEMAMYQNGVVLDRVQFDYYDAGHMMYLKESDGAKLSNDVRGFIQAGQ
- a CDS encoding polymer-forming cytoskeletal protein, with amino-acid sequence MFTKSNKHNDTPAAPEPAKVQPSVDAIRGAASKPAARAASIICADMKINGSVTSEGALQIDGTVDGDVAATDITIGASGHITGEVKAEVVKVKGRIKGSIRARKVELETGAHVKGDIVHSSLQIQSNAVFEGQVKHSDDPLKDAAPRAAASDARPAASSSAPSATPNATGGFGISPTAS